A region from the Sandaracinus amylolyticus genome encodes:
- a CDS encoding DUF4962 domain-containing protein — MGLVRTCACVVVMFVVAASAQAQDRPRVLLSRDELPRVRDALEGDLAPVATAITRGIDAAYEGSFPRTPDASWEYFSDPRAIGDSLFAFAFAALVWGDDGDERARRAVELARAYLVGICGYGDWVFASRQDGPAPDLYSAHFLMDVAVAYDWLHARLSDAERATCRTAIAREGRKMYEAAIGGAWWVEDRIQNHHWINHAGLGIAAIAMHGEIDADTAAWRRAADSALANAQRAMDLVEGGAWHEGCGYASYGLEALVIHGVASRRADGTDYADAALLRDLPSMRAMTMPPALAHRREFPLWGDFSGFTNDSTIALAAHRMRFGGDRLAAWYARRFLEGGGGGRTGITTWPPSQRGPIMAAILWDASIAPEAPRALDHFAADLSLFTTRSGWDEDDAVVVLKNGPFGGHGNFARVRDGGEAEGTINYGHDHADDLGVQMFGDGEWLTVPVPGYWIGRANGDPEANRTRFASSILIDGLGQLGEGVRRGSSAADDARAWFWDRIGTIPSHGGTAHHAFARADGTALYPASRGMELVERVLVHADREVVLVRDRVRSSVSHRYEVVWHAIDAAARDGSWLRLEAKNGRALGVRVLAPASFETTTEVQTARNVQRFDADGQLTAVMVRPASDASAHTFLHALVPVRTAAWSSRPTIDTIDGDRGARFGDTRVVFESADRIEHDGVAAVVGPARAAILAGSSLVVDGIARIEVLDGAPASVEVETRAGAIDLSGDRATVRVYAPDATRVTREGVEVAHERDGDHVVVGAGAEPEEDGGMQNDGGIAQESDGGVGADAGAPTTPGRESLGGGCACGVAGAPASRGGVAMAALGVLAMCVASRRKWALAAVAALAIGCAGGDGDEPRERLDGGATTRDASAIDARGDDDDDASVAVDTDAGSDDERDAGDVDPGDAATSDDVDCFGTRNIYPTIAGGREWCLPSDPTRPSGAWDPHDDAVGAGSEPGTLLSDGSPRHSVTSLEGDAWWRNVEMTVYLRWLEGDAGEEFTFYARGERHSDGMVSMSEINEGVEAPPGTVTWPGYPFSRAVPQPCLGSAYKGSLAVDGSAFFKKEISHTGGYTNAAGEETVFADGLPRGEWVGFKFVLQNDGDGVHMEIWVDREADGHWERATFHDDRGGWNGDPQEDGCDAAPLSYERDQIVDWAGPIAVLRADLQRFELRAFTVREIAPLR; from the coding sequence ATGGGCCTCGTCCGCACCTGCGCCTGCGTCGTCGTGATGTTCGTCGTCGCGGCGAGCGCGCAGGCCCAGGACCGGCCGCGCGTGCTCCTCTCGCGCGACGAGCTGCCGCGCGTGCGCGACGCGCTCGAGGGTGATCTCGCGCCGGTCGCGACCGCGATCACCCGCGGCATCGACGCGGCGTACGAAGGCTCGTTCCCGCGCACGCCCGACGCGAGCTGGGAGTACTTCAGCGATCCGCGCGCGATCGGCGACTCCCTCTTCGCGTTCGCGTTCGCCGCGCTGGTGTGGGGCGACGACGGCGACGAGCGAGCACGCCGCGCGGTGGAGCTCGCGCGCGCGTACCTCGTCGGGATCTGCGGCTACGGCGACTGGGTGTTCGCGTCCCGCCAGGACGGCCCCGCGCCCGACCTCTACTCCGCGCACTTCCTGATGGACGTCGCGGTCGCGTACGACTGGCTCCACGCGCGCCTGTCCGACGCCGAGCGCGCGACGTGCCGCACCGCGATCGCGCGCGAGGGCCGCAAGATGTACGAGGCCGCGATCGGCGGCGCGTGGTGGGTCGAGGACCGCATCCAGAACCACCACTGGATCAACCACGCGGGGCTCGGCATCGCGGCGATCGCGATGCACGGCGAGATCGACGCCGACACCGCGGCGTGGCGTCGCGCGGCGGACTCGGCGCTCGCGAACGCGCAGCGCGCGATGGACCTCGTCGAAGGCGGCGCGTGGCACGAAGGATGTGGCTACGCGAGCTACGGGCTCGAGGCGCTCGTGATCCACGGCGTCGCATCGCGTCGCGCCGACGGCACCGACTACGCCGACGCCGCGCTGCTACGCGATCTTCCGTCGATGCGCGCGATGACGATGCCGCCCGCGCTGGCGCATCGCCGCGAGTTCCCGCTGTGGGGCGACTTCTCGGGCTTCACGAACGACTCGACGATCGCGCTCGCGGCGCACCGCATGCGCTTCGGCGGCGATCGCCTCGCGGCGTGGTACGCGCGCCGCTTCCTCGAGGGCGGCGGCGGTGGGCGCACCGGGATCACGACCTGGCCGCCCTCGCAGCGCGGTCCGATCATGGCGGCGATCCTCTGGGACGCGTCGATCGCGCCCGAGGCGCCGCGCGCGCTCGATCACTTCGCAGCGGACCTCTCGCTCTTCACGACGCGCAGCGGATGGGACGAGGACGACGCCGTCGTGGTGCTCAAGAACGGGCCCTTCGGCGGGCACGGCAACTTCGCGCGCGTGCGCGACGGCGGCGAGGCCGAGGGCACGATCAACTACGGGCACGATCACGCCGACGACCTCGGCGTGCAGATGTTCGGCGACGGCGAGTGGCTCACGGTGCCCGTGCCCGGCTACTGGATCGGACGCGCGAACGGTGACCCCGAGGCGAACCGCACGCGCTTCGCGAGCTCGATCCTGATCGACGGGCTCGGCCAGCTCGGCGAGGGCGTGCGCCGCGGGAGCTCGGCCGCCGACGACGCGCGCGCGTGGTTCTGGGATCGCATCGGCACGATCCCGTCGCACGGCGGCACCGCGCACCACGCGTTCGCGCGCGCCGACGGCACCGCGCTCTATCCCGCGTCGCGCGGCATGGAGCTCGTCGAGCGCGTGCTGGTGCACGCCGATCGCGAGGTCGTGCTGGTGCGCGATCGCGTGCGCTCGAGCGTGTCGCACCGCTACGAGGTCGTGTGGCACGCGATCGACGCCGCGGCGCGCGACGGATCCTGGCTGCGCCTCGAAGCGAAGAACGGCCGCGCGCTCGGCGTGCGCGTGCTCGCGCCGGCGTCGTTCGAGACCACGACCGAGGTCCAGACCGCGCGCAACGTGCAGCGCTTCGACGCGGACGGGCAGCTCACCGCGGTGATGGTGCGCCCCGCGAGCGACGCGAGCGCGCACACGTTCCTGCACGCGCTGGTGCCGGTGCGCACCGCGGCGTGGTCGTCGCGCCCGACGATCGACACGATCGACGGCGATCGCGGCGCGCGCTTCGGCGACACGCGCGTGGTGTTCGAGAGCGCCGACCGCATCGAGCACGACGGCGTCGCGGCGGTCGTGGGCCCGGCGCGCGCCGCGATCCTCGCGGGCAGCTCGCTCGTCGTCGACGGCATCGCGCGCATCGAGGTGCTCGACGGTGCGCCCGCGAGCGTCGAGGTCGAGACGCGCGCGGGCGCGATCGATCTCAGCGGCGATCGCGCGACGGTCCGGGTGTACGCGCCCGACGCGACGCGGGTCACGCGCGAGGGCGTCGAGGTCGCGCACGAGCGCGACGGAGATCACGTGGTGGTCGGCGCCGGCGCCGAGCCGGAGGAGGACGGGGGCATGCAGAACGACGGCGGGATCGCGCAGGAGAGCGACGGCGGAGTGGGCGCGGACGCGGGCGCTCCGACGACACCGGGCCGCGAGTCGCTCGGCGGCGGCTGCGCGTGCGGCGTCGCGGGCGCGCCGGCATCGCGCGGCGGCGTCGCGATGGCGGCGCTCGGCGTGCTCGCGATGTGCGTCGCGTCGCGGCGGAAGTGGGCGCTCGCGGCCGTCGCCGCGCTCGCGATCGGCTGCGCCGGCGGCGACGGAGACGAGCCGCGCGAGCGCCTCGACGGAGGTGCGACGACGCGCGACGCGAGCGCGATCGACGCACGCGGCGACGACGACGACGATGCGTCGGTCGCGGTCGACACCGACGCAGGCAGCGACGACGAGCGCGACGCCGGCGACGTCGATCCCGGCGACGCCGCGACGAGCGACGACGTCGACTGCTTCGGCACGCGCAACATCTATCCGACGATCGCCGGCGGTCGCGAGTGGTGCCTTCCGTCGGATCCGACGCGCCCGAGCGGCGCGTGGGATCCCCACGACGACGCGGTCGGCGCGGGCAGCGAGCCCGGCACGCTGCTGAGCGACGGATCGCCGCGCCACAGCGTGACGTCGCTCGAGGGCGACGCGTGGTGGCGCAACGTCGAGATGACCGTCTACCTGCGCTGGCTCGAGGGCGACGCGGGCGAGGAGTTCACGTTCTACGCGCGCGGCGAGCGCCACAGCGACGGCATGGTCTCGATGTCGGAGATCAACGAGGGCGTCGAGGCACCGCCCGGCACCGTGACGTGGCCGGGCTATCCGTTCTCGCGCGCGGTGCCGCAGCCGTGCCTCGGCAGCGCGTACAAGGGCAGCCTCGCGGTCGACGGCAGCGCGTTCTTCAAGAAGGAGATCAGCCACACCGGCGGCTACACGAACGCCGCGGGCGAGGAGACGGTGTTCGCCGACGGCCTGCCGCGAGGCGAGTGGGTCGGCTTCAAATTCGTGCTGCAGAACGACGGCGACGGCGTGCACATGGAGATCTGGGTCGACCGCGAGGCCGACGGGCACTGGGAGCGCGCGACCTTCCACGACGATCGCGGCGGCTGGAACGGCGATCCCCAAGAGGACGGCTGCGACGCGGCGCCGCTCTCGTACGAGCGCGATCAGATCGTCGACTGGGCGGGCCCGATCGCGGTGTTGCGCGCGGACCTGCAGCGCTTCGAGCTGCGCGCGTTCACGGTGCGCGAGATCGCCCCGCTGCGGTGA
- a CDS encoding helix-turn-helix transcriptional regulator, with protein MSAIEVMRLALARWDDAALARAARLAEGTRGGIETRLAALWVAWLRGEPCREEDAAAIEADAGRARAADLVIDGASTRALALLEHDRIEEAIGVARRASRMASTEGLRGPRALAGLILARVRAVAGQSVHATRILESLGGWLPPAWSGWLACERLLASGIETARIATDDDCPATRAASALAATLDAALRGDRAAFDASAAHLRATTSALGPIARRARAAIGLLDPALDADTLDEEIAEFVRGEGARLPLGLGGLGASGAHDDATAWILRTPARAGRRVARAGLALAGASAIAATQRRTGREDVALAMLALAGDEGVELERLHRRVYRTPYEPETHDATLRVLAHRIGARLGSVGRVHASAGRVALVVGEAIVVPDPRCALSIEDRVLHALARRGRSTARDVASELEVPLRSVQQAIRELVEDGACREEPQGRTVEYVVEDTTYTEPTDA; from the coding sequence GTGAGCGCGATCGAGGTGATGCGCCTCGCGCTCGCGCGGTGGGACGACGCGGCGCTCGCGCGTGCTGCGCGTCTCGCCGAGGGCACGCGGGGCGGCATCGAGACGCGGCTCGCGGCGCTCTGGGTCGCGTGGCTGCGCGGTGAGCCGTGCCGCGAGGAGGACGCCGCCGCGATCGAGGCCGACGCGGGCCGCGCGCGCGCCGCGGATCTCGTGATCGACGGCGCGAGCACGCGCGCCCTCGCGCTGCTCGAGCACGATCGGATCGAGGAGGCGATCGGTGTCGCGCGTCGCGCCTCGCGCATGGCGAGCACCGAGGGGCTGCGCGGGCCGCGCGCGCTCGCGGGGCTGATCCTCGCGCGGGTGCGCGCGGTCGCGGGGCAGTCGGTGCACGCGACGCGCATCCTCGAGTCGCTCGGTGGTTGGCTGCCGCCTGCGTGGTCGGGCTGGCTCGCGTGCGAGCGACTGCTCGCGTCGGGGATCGAGACCGCGCGGATCGCGACCGACGACGACTGTCCCGCGACCCGCGCCGCGAGCGCGCTCGCAGCCACGCTCGACGCCGCGCTGCGCGGTGATCGCGCGGCGTTCGACGCGAGCGCGGCGCACCTGCGCGCGACGACGTCGGCGCTCGGCCCGATCGCGCGGCGTGCGCGCGCCGCGATCGGGCTGCTCGATCCCGCGCTCGACGCCGACACGCTCGACGAGGAGATCGCCGAGTTCGTGCGCGGTGAAGGCGCGCGCCTCCCGCTCGGGCTCGGTGGGCTCGGCGCGAGCGGGGCCCACGACGACGCGACCGCGTGGATCCTGCGCACGCCGGCCCGCGCCGGTCGTCGGGTCGCGCGCGCCGGGCTCGCGCTCGCGGGCGCATCGGCGATCGCAGCGACCCAGCGGCGCACCGGCCGCGAGGACGTCGCGCTCGCGATGCTCGCGCTCGCGGGCGACGAGGGCGTCGAGCTCGAGCGCTTGCACCGCCGCGTGTACCGCACGCCCTACGAGCCCGAGACCCACGACGCGACGCTGCGCGTGCTCGCGCACCGGATCGGCGCGCGCCTCGGGAGCGTGGGGCGCGTCCACGCGAGCGCGGGGCGCGTCGCGCTGGTCGTGGGCGAGGCGATCGTGGTGCCCGACCCGCGATGCGCGTTGTCGATCGAGGACCGCGTGCTGCACGCGCTGGCGCGCCGCGGGCGCTCGACGGCGCGCGACGTGGCGAGCGAGCTCGAGGTCCCGCTGCGCAGCGTGCAGCAGGCGATCCGCGAGCTCGTCGAGGACGGAGCGTGCCGCGAGGAGCCCCAGGGCAGAACGGTGGAGTACGTCGTGGAGGACACGACGTACACCGAGCCTACCGACGCGTGA
- a CDS encoding serine/threonine-protein kinase produces the protein MVAPQPQSAVDPLEGRMLGRYRLVQRLAQGGMATVYLARQEGPGGFERPVAIKVVHAHLAREPRFATMFLDEARLTGRLHHPNVCAVVDFGEDAAQLYLAMEYLHGETFASVIRRGARDGGALPPAIVARILADAARGLHAAHELRDAEGHPLEIVHRDVSPQNLIVLYDGHTKLTDFGIARARGRLTDTTTGELKGKISFMSPEQLQSAPIDRRTDVWALGVVAWEALCGRRLFRADSEGATALNVIAQEIARPSSVAPDVPEALDAIVLRALERDVSRRTPTAAQLADELEEYLYARGRPLGAPEIASWMEAHFEDRIRKRAGALQGRRSAMPLDRLSAESLDRASDDDAKTTPHDAAPPIEPTVAQEASEVRLTGFVTTWWRRSRWRVALALIAIGAVMGVSIALVLPPRESPAPPRTIPAEARPASVPPPMPSTPPPAPPSTPIVAAPTEETPPRRATRERARDTAPRATGRINLLAIPQAEVFLRGRSLGRTPLVERELPAGAHTLELREVGGARRERVRVEIRPGERTDRSVRFE, from the coding sequence GTGGTAGCCCCGCAGCCGCAGTCCGCGGTCGACCCGCTCGAGGGTCGGATGCTCGGTCGTTATCGCCTCGTGCAGCGCCTCGCGCAGGGCGGCATGGCGACGGTCTATCTCGCGCGCCAGGAGGGCCCCGGCGGCTTCGAGCGTCCGGTCGCGATCAAAGTCGTGCACGCGCACCTCGCGCGCGAGCCTCGCTTCGCGACGATGTTCCTCGACGAGGCGCGCCTCACCGGGCGCCTGCACCATCCGAACGTCTGCGCGGTCGTCGACTTCGGCGAGGACGCCGCGCAGCTCTACCTCGCGATGGAGTACCTGCACGGCGAGACCTTCGCCTCGGTGATCCGTCGCGGCGCGCGCGACGGCGGCGCGCTCCCGCCCGCGATCGTCGCGCGCATCCTCGCCGACGCCGCGCGCGGCCTGCACGCGGCGCACGAGCTGCGCGACGCCGAGGGCCATCCGCTCGAGATCGTGCACCGCGACGTCTCGCCGCAGAACCTGATCGTGCTCTACGACGGGCACACCAAGCTCACCGACTTCGGCATCGCGCGCGCGCGCGGCCGCCTCACCGACACCACGACCGGTGAGCTCAAGGGCAAGATCTCGTTCATGTCGCCGGAGCAGCTGCAGAGCGCGCCGATCGACCGGCGCACCGACGTCTGGGCGCTCGGCGTGGTCGCGTGGGAAGCGCTCTGCGGGCGACGGCTCTTCCGCGCCGACAGCGAGGGCGCGACCGCGCTCAACGTGATCGCGCAGGAGATCGCGCGACCGAGCAGCGTCGCGCCCGACGTGCCCGAGGCGCTCGACGCGATCGTGCTGCGCGCGCTCGAGCGCGACGTCTCGCGCCGCACGCCGACCGCGGCGCAGCTCGCCGACGAGCTCGAGGAGTACCTCTACGCGCGCGGCCGCCCGCTCGGCGCGCCCGAGATCGCGTCGTGGATGGAGGCGCACTTCGAGGACCGCATCCGCAAGCGCGCCGGCGCGCTGCAGGGACGGCGCTCCGCGATGCCGCTCGATCGGCTCTCCGCCGAGTCGCTCGATCGCGCCTCCGACGACGACGCGAAGACGACCCCGCACGACGCAGCGCCGCCGATCGAGCCGACCGTCGCGCAGGAAGCGAGCGAGGTCCGCCTCACCGGCTTCGTGACGACGTGGTGGCGCCGATCACGATGGCGCGTCGCGCTCGCGCTGATCGCGATCGGCGCGGTGATGGGCGTGTCGATCGCGCTGGTCCTGCCGCCGCGCGAGAGCCCCGCGCCGCCGCGCACCATCCCCGCGGAGGCGCGTCCCGCCAGCGTCCCGCCGCCGATGCCGAGCACGCCGCCGCCCGCGCCGCCGAGCACGCCGATCGTCGCCGCGCCGACCGAGGAGACACCGCCGCGACGCGCCACGCGCGAGCGCGCGCGGGACACCGCGCCTCGCGCGACCGGGCGCATCAACCTGCTCGCGATCCCGCAGGCCGAGGTGTTCCTGCGCGGTCGCTCGCTCGGGCGCACCCCGCTCGTCGAGCGCGAGCTCCCCGCGGGCGCGCACACGCTCGAGCTGCGCGAGGTCGGCGGCGCGCGTCGCGAGCGCGTCCGCGTCGAGATCCGGCCGGGAGAGCGCACCGATCGATCCGTGCGCTTCGAGTGA
- a CDS encoding HAD family hydrolase: protein MSALRGVLLDVDGTLLDSNDAHARSWVDVLRSEGFDVAFERVRRLIGKGGDKLVPELTGIDPESERYHAISERRAERFLEHYLPSLRPFPGVRALVERLRRQGLALVVATSSRAKEADALLEAAGVADLLARRTSSDDADESKPDPDIVQAALRRAKLAPSEAILIGDTPYDLEAAARAGVAMIALRCGGWDDASLAGAIAIYDDPADLLAGYERSPLAR, encoded by the coding sequence ATGAGCGCGCTCCGCGGTGTGTTGCTCGACGTCGACGGCACCTTGCTCGACAGCAACGACGCGCACGCACGATCGTGGGTCGACGTGCTGCGCAGCGAGGGGTTCGACGTCGCGTTCGAGCGCGTGCGCCGGCTGATCGGCAAGGGCGGCGACAAGCTGGTGCCCGAGCTCACCGGCATCGACCCCGAGAGCGAGCGCTATCACGCGATCTCCGAGCGCCGCGCCGAGCGCTTCCTCGAGCACTACCTGCCTTCGCTGCGTCCGTTCCCCGGTGTGCGCGCGCTCGTCGAGCGCCTGCGTCGCCAGGGGCTCGCCCTCGTGGTCGCGACGTCGTCGCGCGCGAAGGAGGCCGATGCGCTGCTCGAGGCGGCCGGGGTCGCCGATCTGCTCGCGCGGCGGACCTCGTCGGACGACGCCGACGAGTCGAAGCCCGACCCCGACATCGTGCAGGCGGCGCTGCGCCGCGCGAAGCTCGCGCCCAGCGAGGCGATCCTGATCGGCGACACGCCCTACGACCTCGAGGCCGCCGCGCGCGCCGGGGTCGCGATGATCGCGCTGCGCTGCGGCGGCTGGGACGATGCCTCGCTCGCCGGCGCGATCGCGATCTACGACGACCCCGCGGACCTGCTCGCGGGCTACGAGCGCTCGCCGCTCGCGCGCTGA